Within Takifugu rubripes chromosome 20, fTakRub1.2, whole genome shotgun sequence, the genomic segment AtaattttcttacattttgaaATTTCATTTTGGGGCTAAATACCTCAAGAACCAGCATTGGCTGTAGGAACAGAATATCAGTTTCCACATCTGCTTTTAGGTCTTCCGGCTCCACAGATTTGCTGCTTGGGAATTATCactggatttttattttagcttttacacTGTAGCAGTGATCAAATGTAGCTGGTTGGAAAATCTCCATTTAAAACTCGCACCTATTTGCACATTATGTGCAATATGTGGTCAATAGGTCAACGTCTACTTTGAAAATGAGCCTTTAAGAGGCTCCTCAAGCTGTATCCtctgtgcacgagtgtgtgctGGTTCGGAGCCTGGCGCCGGGCTCCGGCTCCATAATCCGGCTCCATAATTCTCCTTCGGGACTGTGTCGTACAggaggcagctgcagctgacATGCTGTCGGCTGAGTGtagcaaaacaaaccaaaagtcAAAGATAAACTCATATTTGTGCTACAAATTACAATTTCCACTTTGTAAATATGGTTATTTCAAAACTAATCTTTCTGCAGGATTTTGACAGACTTTCAGTACAATTCAGTAAAaatatgtctgtctgtccgtcatCCAGATGTCGCCGAGGTCTCCCCCCAGGATCCCGTCCTGCGTATCGGCTCTAGCCTCACAGCCACGTGCACGCTCGGCCCTGAGCTCAGCCATCTCTCCAGCACGCTGTACTGGACCCTGAATGGAGAGACCCTGCCCGGCAGCACCTACAGGGTCCTGGGTCCACACGTCCTCAGCGTCACCGTTCACAACCTCAACGGCTCCAGGCAGCAGTCTGGAGACAACCTGGTGTGTCACAGCAGCGACGGACACGTCCTGGCCGGAGCGTGTCTCTACGTGggcagtgagtgtgtgcgcgtgtgtgtgtgtgtgtgcgtgcgtgtgtgtgtgtgtgtgtgcgtgtgtgtgcgcgtgtgtgtgtgcgcgtgtgtgtgtgtgtgtgtgcgtgtgtgtgtttgctggcaGGCTGGGTTTGGGaatattctttattttattacagcacCGCCTGAGAAACCGGTGAACTTGACGTGTTGGTCCCGCAACACAAAAGATCTGAGCTGCAAGTGGAGACCAGGCGGGTCTGGCGAGACCCACATCAGAACCAACTACACCCTCAAGTACAAGTTGAGGTGAGATCACCCACCCAGCCCACTCACCAGCAATCAGTGTAAAAAGGCCCGACAATGggattttttattaaaataaaagtcatAGGATCGCCAGTTTAGCAGAAACTTGAgattaaatcaaaataaaaatgtgtcgtGTGTAAAGATCGTGTCTCCCACAATGTTCAGTTTAGGTAATTCCCACGCTTTTTGCTGTCGGgtccagtgacctttgacccccttaACACCGTTAATCATGGAGGTGGGACAAAAATGGCGCCAATCTGTCCGTAAAACTGTTGCTAAataagaaagaggaggaggattctCTCCAAATTCTGTGGGAGGAAGTCAGCCATTAACATTTCAGCCATGATCTCGTGCAGGTGGTACGGGACCGAGACGGAGTGTGAGAACAGCGGCACCAGGGTGCAGCCGCAGCCGTTCTCCTGCTACATCCCCAGCAACCTCGCTCTCTTCACCCCGTACCAGATGTGGGTGGAGGCGGCCAATCAGCTGGGCTCCGCCACCTCTGACGTCCTCACCCTGGACATCCTGGACGTGGGTAGGTTGGGCTGAAGCTTTCCCTAAAGCCATAAATAAAATCGCTTCAGAAGTTAAAAGCTCCGCAGATGCAGAATCTGAGAAGTTCGGCCTGTCGAATCAGAGGAAAATTATTTTGAAATTGATTAAATCACCAACAGAAATACTAAACTATGCATTTTCATATAAGTAGTGAATATAGAGTAAatctaataaataaatgtgaaatatatagtatataatatTGAATTTCATCCAAATTCATTTTAGTCCCATCTTTCATATTTACcatttttatcttctttttttagctTGTTTATTAATCTGACCGCCACTGTAAAATACTACAGATATTTTATATACTATTAATTTAAAGCTTTTACATTGAAAATGTCGATACTTTAGAACCCGACTTTTGCTGCAGCAGTTTTGTGCACTTTCATTCGTTTGTTCATTCATCCGTTCATTCGGTAGGTCGGTAGAGAAGCAGgggtgttgccatggtgaccgaGCTGCAAGACGCTGCCTCGGAAACTGAGCTCGTATATGTTTATGTTTGGTTCTTCGCAATGAATTGaaggaaagagacaaatgggTGTTTTATGAGACGCTGAAGAGGATTAATAATTTTCTCTATTTGCCGCCTTCTCTTTAATCTCAACGTATGTTGATTACAAAATGTTTAATGCTGACAGTGGAAGTCCAGAGGGATTTAACAAAAGGAACAGCTTTGGTCCACCAGTCTATTTTTGATTTTCTTCCCATAACAACAAAAATTGTTCTACCtaatgaatttaaaataaacaacaatgCTGCTATAAacctcctttcctgcctctTTCCTGGCCGGTGCAGTCACCACAGACCCTCCCACTGACGTGCACGTGAGCCGCGTGGGCGACTTAGAGGACCAGCTGACCGTCCGTTGGACCAGCCCCCCCGATCTAGAGGACATTCTGTTCCAGGCCAAATATCAGATCCGCTACAGGCTGGAGGACAGCACTGAGTGGAAGGTGGTCCACACCAAAACACTCGGACCtactcacatacacacaaacacacaccgagGACACATGTGACCTGAAGACATGAAAGCAGACGAGTGTTTCCCCGGGCTAAAATGTTCCTACTTTATATAGATCAGTTTACGGACAGGTGACCTGTCTTTAATATAGTATGATAACTTCTACAGCACATTATCCAATAACCATATTGGTAATATTCTAGCCACgcccctttcccctctctcaGGTGGTGGATGATGTTGGTAACCAGACCTCGTGCCGGCTGGCGGGTCTCCGTCCCGGGACTGTCCACTTCGTCCAGGTGAGGTGTAACCCGGTGGGCATCTTCGGCTCCAGAAAGACCGGAATCTGGAGTGACTGGAGCCACCCGGCTGCTGCCTCTACACCCAACACTGGTGAGGACAGCCTCACCATCTAATTCCTGCCTAATTTTTGCCTAATTAGTAGACGCAATGGTGCATTCACTGACAGTTGTTTATCGGTGTTTCCAAACTCCTGTTACAACATTCTTCAGAGACTTCTGATATTGGCAATCCCACTTGAGCTCACTCTctcccgtcctctccctcctccagttcAGCTGCAGACTGGCCCATGTGACCTGCAGCCCGGCGAGCACAACTCCACCCTGCGGAGGGAGCTCAAGCAGTTCCTCGGGTGGGTCCGCAAGTACGTGTCGGGCTGCGGCGCCGTGTCCATCAAACTGTACGATGAGTGGAGGGCGTGGCTGCACAAAACCCACCGGATGCGCCAGCAGGTAGGTAAGCGGCTTGTCTCCCTCTCGAATCTCCGACGCCGCCGTCCTCACGCCACGCAGTCAGGATCGGTTTTGAACGCGAGGAGGAGATTTCTCTGGAGCCGACTCTGTCATTATCCTTGATTATCAGGTGAATCGATTTTCCCCGGCTGGGGCGATGTGCTCAGGTTTTATTACAGATTTCCCATCTGATCTCCAGCTGGTGACAGCAACAAAGAGAAACGTGCATGTAACTGTGATTAACAGCAGGCTCTGAGGGTGAGGCCCCCTTCATACACGTGAGTGGGTCCAAATGTGGTGCAGAGCCTCGGCAACAGTCCTCTGCTGCCTTGTCCTTGAACTAAGGTGACCTTTGCTGCACCTGACTCAATCTGCTCAGCAGGCTTTTGGTTCTTTATGTCTCCTGAATAATGTCTGTGCTCATCAATGGTGGCCGCTGCTTTATTGATCGCCTCcggaggagctggggggggtgATAACGGGCGCCCAGGAAAGTTTGGTTTGTTCCAGCATCTGCTTTTGTCTCCACAGACTCCACCAGACGATAATTCATAGCGCAGCAGCATCTCCGCAGCGTCTGTTTCaagaacattttcagaaaaatCGCTGCCTCAAGTGGGTTCAGGTGTGAGCGGCCCACCGAGCTGACCTCCAGAAACACTGCAGTGAAGCCAGCGGGCCTGTGATTTATACCGTTACTGAGGAGAACGTGGAGAACTCTGCCACTGTGGACACTCACAGCATATTTGTGCAGCTAAATTTATCCATTCTTCATCACAAAAGCGTCAAGCGAAAGAGTTGAGCTCTTCAAATGTTTGGTTATTAATGGAGAAGAAATCAGAGGGATTCTAGCTCATCGCACATGTGATGAGCTAGAATCCATAAACTTGATGCTACAAAAATGTAATAGTTTTGCCCAATGACTCATTGATTCAGCATATTTTATTAAGAATTGCACAAGCTACATGACAATGTAACTGTCTAAATTTTCGTAAGCCACAGATCACACATGAACTAAAGGATGactaagaaaataaaatatcttACACCTCCGTGACGTCAACGTTTTCTACATCAGTGATATTGTATATGAATAAAACTGTAAACATTAAATGATTTCTCCAGCAGTTTTATTTAAGAATACAAATTATCCAAAACAAGGACTGTTGCAAAATTCAGTATATTTACACACATccccaaaaaaaagcaacagacCGTAGAACGAATGTTCCCACACAGGCAGATTGTAAAGCCCCTCCTGGGCTGATCTTCCATCAGCGCCTTGTTGGCTGACGTGACGGCTGATCTCACTCTTCGCAATCAAATTTAAAGTCCTGCATGATCTCACTCAGATCTTCTTTGATCTTGATGATCCTGGAATAAACCCAGACCCGCCACAGTGTTACACTCATTCATGAATGCTGCTGACAGCTTCAtcataaaacagcaaaacagatGGAAGCAGATAATTCTGTACCAGCTGCAGAGTTATGAAGTGAAGCTGTTCTTACTTCTGCTTGACTTCCTGGATCCTCTCTTGATGTTCGTCCTCCTCTGGGTGATCCTGGGCCTGCTGCCTGGCCAGCTGCAGCATGGCTGTCTGTCAAAAAAGGTGCATTTGATTAGGATATATGGAAACCATTTGTCAGTGCAGAATGGCAATGAGACAGCGACTGTAAGCTGAGTTCTTTACGACACTGTTGGCAAAAGGAAGATGAATTAAACGGGAGTTTGAGTTACATCAAAGTGATTTTGATCACCTCTGAACACCAGATACGGCACGCAAAGCCTAAAAGCTACAGTATATCCACCcagcagagggaaaaacaaaaaagctatGAATTGCCTCATCTGCCTCCTTCTGGTGAAAGAgagaaacagcaacaaacaacaacaattgcACCAGTTTTACCAATGACTTCATAAAATAATCTGGGAAATCTAATCTATTGtattttgaaatgttatgtATTTCAAACAAAGCAGATACAACCCAGCCTATGAGTCAAAAGAATTTAACAAGTAGTTTTTTAATTTCTACAATTCCAAAAATACAACCAATGTAGCATTAAAGTAAATGTCATCCCCATATTTTCTAATAAAAACTACCTTTATTTTGCACAGTGCTCTTTTGTGGACACTAAATAAAAGCTCAGCGAAGGTCTTTGCCCACCAGTTCAAGTTTCTGCTTCTCCttgttctgcagcttttccagATGCTCAGAAAGATCCGGCCTGTCAAACTCATGGTGCAGCCTCTCCTTGATCCCCAGCACTTCTTTAGAGATGCCACAAAAGGCCTGCGTTATCTCGTGAACTAGCTGCTTGTAGTGGTCAAAATCATAATGGGGCCCTGTCCTCAAATATGCCTCATGTCCCCTGCAATCAAAGAAAAATAACATGTATACACTGAAATTAAGGAAGTAAAATTATGATCGATTCATGATTGAAGGCCTTGGGTAAAGATAAAGGTCAATTGGCAGTCAGAAGTTTACAATTACAAAAGAAAACTATTGAAATCACTACCACCTCAATCTAAAGTTCAGCAAGAATTATTAAACATATAATTACTAATATAACTGTAGATTATTGTGTTATATATACCTACTCTTCAAAAAGCTGATATGTCTCTATTCGCTCGGACTGAAGACGATAAAACCGTTGAATAATGTCTTTAAGGTCTGTCATAACCTACAAAGAAGATAAAACATATACAAAATACAGGGTTTAAATGAAGAATGAAGGACTAATTTCTTATTCATGTAATGATAGAAATAAAGTTTCCTCTCGCACTATAAAACTTTATATGTAACCTCTGAAACGTTATAACGTTTCAAAAAGTCATCTGTCAGGATTAGGCAAAATATATTCGTTTAAGAAAAACAATACTGACAGCTAACAATAAAGCTAACTGTGTTATTACATTAGCCCGTCATTAGCCTAGCACGTACAAATTTTCTGTTGGAAAAATT encodes:
- the crlf1b gene encoding cytokine receptor-like factor 1b isoform X1 encodes the protein MLFFRFLLLLVLVHVTSSLTHVAEVSPQDPVLRIGSSLTATCTLGPELSHLSSTLYWTLNGETLPGSTYRVLGPHVLSVTVHNLNGSRQQSGDNLVCHSSDGHVLAGACLYVGTPPEKPVNLTCWSRNTKDLSCKWRPGGSGETHIRTNYTLKYKLRWYGTETECENSGTRVQPQPFSCYIPSNLALFTPYQMWVEAANQLGSATSDVLTLDILDVVTTDPPTDVHVSRVGDLEDQLTVRWTSPPDLEDILFQAKYQIRYRLEDSTEWKVVDDVGNQTSCRLAGLRPGTVHFVQVRCNPVGIFGSRKTGIWSDWSHPAAASTPNTVQLQTGPCDLQPGEHNSTLRRELKQFLGWVRKYVSGCGAVSIKLYDEWRAWLHKTHRMRQQVGKRLVSLSNLRRRRPHATQSGSVLNARRRFLWSRLCHYP
- the crlf1b gene encoding cytokine receptor-like factor 1b isoform X4, translating into MLFFRFLLLLVLVHVTSSLTHVAEVSPQDPVLRIGSSLTATCTLGPELSHLSSTLYWTLNGETLPGSTYRVLGPHVLSVTVHNLNGSRQQSGDNLVCHSSDGHVLAGACLYVGTPPEKPVNLTCWSRNTKDLSCKWRPGGSGETHIRTNYTLKYKLRWYGTETECENSGTRVQPQPFSCYIPSNLALFTPYQMWVEAANQLGSATSDVLTLDILDVVTTDPPTDVHVSRVGDLEDQLTVRWTSPPDLEDILFQAKYQIRYRLEDSTEWKVVDDVGNQTSCRLAGLRPGTVHFVQVRCNPVGIFGSRKTGIWSDWSHPAAASTPNTVQLQTGPCDLQPGEHNSTLRRELKQFLGWVRKYVSGCGAVSIKLYDEWRAWLHKTHRMRQQVDSTRR
- the crlf1b gene encoding cytokine receptor-like factor 1b isoform X2; this encodes MLFFRFLLLLVLVHVTSSLTHVAEVSPQDPVLRIGSSLTATCTLGPELSHLSSTLYWTLNGETLPGSTYRVLGPHVLSVTVHNLNGSRQQSGDNLVCHSSDGHVLAGACLYVGTPPEKPVNLTCWSRNTKDLSCKWRPGGSGETHIRTNYTLKYKLRWYGTETECENSGTRVQPQPFSCYIPSNLALFTPYQMWVEAANQLGSATSDVLTLDILDVVTTDPPTDVHVSRVGDLEDQLTVRWTSPPDLEDILFQAKYQIRYRLEDSTEWKVVDDVGNQTSCRLAGLRPGTVHFVQVRCNPVGIFGSRKTGIWSDWSHPAAASTPNTVQLQTGPCDLQPGEHNSTLRRELKQFLGWVRKYVSGCGAVSIKLYDEWRAWLHKTHRMRQQVLLQISHLISSW
- the crlf1b gene encoding cytokine receptor-like factor 1b isoform X3, translating into MLFFRFLLLLVLVHVTSSLTHVAEVSPQDPVLRIGSSLTATCTLGPELSHLSSTLYWTLNGETLPGSTYRVLGPHVLSVTVHNLNGSRQQSGDNLVCHSSDGHVLAGACLYVGTPPEKPVNLTCWSRNTKDLSCKWRPGGSGETHIRTNYTLKYKLRWYGTETECENSGTRVQPQPFSCYIPSNLALFTPYQMWVEAANQLGSATSDVLTLDILDVVTTDPPTDVHVSRVGDLEDQLTVRWTSPPDLEDILFQAKYQIRYRLEDSTEWKVVDDVGNQTSCRLAGLRPGTVHFVQVRCNPVGIFGSRKTGIWSDWSHPAAASTPNTVQLQTGPCDLQPGEHNSTLRRELKQFLGWVRKYVSGCGAVSIKLYDEWRAWLHKTHRMRQQTPPDDNS
- the rex1bd gene encoding required for excision 1-B domain-containing protein isoform X3 yields the protein MTDLKDIIQRFYRLQSERIETYQLFEEGHEAYLRTGPHYDFDHYKQLVHEITQAFCGISKEVLGIKERLHHEFDRPDLSEHLEKLQNKEKQKLELTAMLQLARQQAQDHPEEDEHQERIQEVKQKIIKIKEDLSEIMQDFKFDCEE
- the rex1bd gene encoding required for excision 1-B domain-containing protein isoform X2, encoding MVMTDLKDIIQRFYRLQSERIETYQLFEEGHEAYLRTGPHYDFDHYKQLVHEITQAFCGISKEVLGIKERLHHEFDRPDLSEHLEKLQNKEKQKLELTAMLQLARQQAQDHPEEDEHQERIQEVKQKIIKIKEDLSEIMQDFKFDCEE
- the rex1bd gene encoding required for excision 1-B domain-containing protein isoform X1 produces the protein MSHVMTDLKDIIQRFYRLQSERIETYQLFEEGHEAYLRTGPHYDFDHYKQLVHEITQAFCGISKEVLGIKERLHHEFDRPDLSEHLEKLQNKEKQKLELTAMLQLARQQAQDHPEEDEHQERIQEVKQKIIKIKEDLSEIMQDFKFDCEE